The genome window TCGAGGCAGCGGTCGTGCAGGTCCGTCATGATCTGCTCGAGCTTGTCATGCGTGTACTCGAAGCTCCAGGTGTCCCGGCTGGCGTTCTGCTGCATCTCCAGGGCGGAGGTGGCCACGCCGCCGGCGTTGGCGGCCTTGCCCGGGCCGAACAGCACGCCGGCCTCGATGAACAGCTCGGTGGCCCTCTGGGTGGATGGCATGTTGGCACCCTCCGCCACCGCGACCAGGCCGTTCTTGATGAGGACCTGCGCCGCCTTGTCATCCAACTCGTTCTGAGTGGCCGAGGGCAGTGCCACGGTGCCGGGGACGTCCCATACGCTGCCGTCGGCCACGAAGCGGGTGTTGCCGCCACGCTGCTCGACGTACTCGGCGATCCGGCCGCGCTGGACCTCCTTGATCTCGCGGAGCAGGTCCAGATCGATGCCGGCCTCATCCACCACGTAGCCGGAGGAATCCGAGGCGGTGATGGCCGTGGCCCCGAGCTGCTGGGACTTGGCGATGGCGTTGAGGGCCACGTTGCCGGAACCGGAGACGATCACGGTCTGGCCGTCCATGGACTGGCCCTGCGTGCGCAGCATCTGGTCCGCGAACATCACGGCGCCGTAGCCGGTGGCCTCCGGGCGGACGAGCGAACCGCCCCAGGACATGCCCTTGCCGGTGAGCACACCTGACTCGAAGCGGTTGGTGATGCGCTTGTACTGGCCGAACAGGTAGCCGATCTCCCGGGAGCCCACGCCGATGTCACCGGCGGGCACATCGGTGTACTCGCCGATGTGGCGGTAGAGCTCGGTCATGAAGGACTGGCAGAAGCGCATGATCTCGGCATCGGACCGGCCGGCCGGGTTGAAGTCCGAACCGCCCTTGCCACCGCCGATGGGCATGCCGGTCAGGGCATTCTTGAAGATCTGCTCGAAGCCCAGGAATTTGATGATGCCCAGGTAGACGGAGGGGTGGAATCGCAGTCCGCCCTTGTACGGGCCGAGGGCGGAGTTGAACTCCACGCGGAAGCCGCGGTTGATCTGCACGGAGCCGTTGTCGTCCACCCAGGGGACGCGGAAGATGATCTGGCGCTCGGGCTCGCACATGCGGCGCAGGATGCCCGATTCGACGTACTCGGGATGGCGGTTGACCACGGGACCGAGGGCTTCGAACACCTCGGTCACAGCTTGGTGGAATTCGCTTTCGCCGGGGTTGCGGCGGAACACTTCGTTCCGCAGGTTTTCCAGACCCTGTTCCATGTC of Citricoccus sp. K5 contains these proteins:
- the gdhA gene encoding NADP-specific glutamate dehydrogenase encodes the protein MEQGLENLRNEVFRRNPGESEFHQAVTEVFEALGPVVNRHPEYVESGILRRMCEPERQIIFRVPWVDDNGSVQINRGFRVEFNSALGPYKGGLRFHPSVYLGIIKFLGFEQIFKNALTGMPIGGGKGGSDFNPAGRSDAEIMRFCQSFMTELYRHIGEYTDVPAGDIGVGSREIGYLFGQYKRITNRFESGVLTGKGMSWGGSLVRPEATGYGAVMFADQMLRTQGQSMDGQTVIVSGSGNVALNAIAKSQQLGATAITASDSSGYVVDEAGIDLDLLREIKEVQRGRIAEYVEQRGGNTRFVADGSVWDVPGTVALPSATQNELDDKAAQVLIKNGLVAVAEGANMPSTQRATELFIEAGVLFGPGKAANAGGVATSALEMQQNASRDTWSFEYTHDKLEQIMTDLHDRCLETADRYGAPGNYVVGANIAGFVKVADAMLAQGVI